A part of Amycolatopsis lurida genomic DNA contains:
- a CDS encoding ABC transporter permease → MLRFLVRRLLQAIPTLLILSILIFAWLRSLPGGPAGALLGDKATPEKIADLNKLLGLDDPIFVQYFKFLGRAITGDFGNSLVSAQPVMSEIGNFLPATIELGFCAMLIAVGLGIPFGYLSARFRGGAVDNVIIVLSLVGVAVPVFFLGYMMQDLLAAPLGLPSQGRQMAGLDATTVTGFAVLDGIITQEWDAAWDAITHLILPAFALATIPLAVIVRITRASVLDVLNEDFIRTANSKGLTQPIVRRRHVLRNGLLPVVTVIGLQTGALLGGAVLTERVFNFRGLGFLLAEGIERRDYPRLQALLLFGALVYVLVNMLVDVSYGLIDPRVRVR, encoded by the coding sequence GTGCTCCGTTTTCTCGTGCGTCGGCTGCTACAAGCGATACCGACGCTCTTGATCCTGTCCATTTTGATCTTCGCCTGGCTCCGGTCCCTGCCCGGTGGCCCCGCCGGCGCCCTCCTGGGTGACAAGGCGACCCCGGAGAAGATCGCCGACCTGAACAAGCTTCTCGGCCTCGACGATCCGATTTTCGTCCAGTACTTCAAATTCCTCGGCCGGGCGATCACCGGCGACTTCGGCAACTCGCTGGTCTCCGCCCAGCCGGTCATGTCGGAGATCGGGAACTTCCTTCCCGCCACGATCGAGCTCGGCTTCTGCGCGATGCTCATCGCGGTGGGCCTCGGCATCCCGTTCGGCTATCTGTCCGCCCGCTTCCGCGGCGGGGCCGTCGACAACGTCATCATCGTGCTCAGCCTGGTCGGCGTCGCGGTGCCGGTGTTCTTCCTCGGCTACATGATGCAGGACCTGCTGGCCGCCCCGCTGGGACTTCCCTCGCAGGGCCGTCAGATGGCGGGTCTCGACGCCACCACCGTCACCGGGTTCGCGGTCCTCGACGGCATCATCACCCAGGAATGGGACGCCGCCTGGGACGCGATCACCCACCTGATCCTCCCGGCGTTCGCGCTGGCCACGATCCCGCTCGCGGTCATCGTCCGGATCACCCGGGCTTCGGTGCTGGACGTGCTGAACGAGGACTTCATCCGCACGGCCAACTCGAAGGGCCTGACCCAGCCGATCGTCCGGCGCCGTCACGTGCTCCGCAACGGTCTGCTGCCGGTGGTCACCGTCATCGGTCTCCAGACCGGTGCGCTCCTCGGTGGCGCCGTGCTGACCGAGCGGGTGTTCAACTTCCGCGGCCTCGGCTTCCTGCTCGCCGAAGGCATCGAGCGGCGTGACTACCCACGTCTGCAGGCGCTGCTGCTGTTCGGCGCGCTGGTCTACGTGCTGGTGAACATGCTGGTCGACGTCTCGTACGGGCTCATCGACCCGAGGGTGCGTGTCCGATGA
- a CDS encoding ABC transporter permease: MNTLLNKKKEPIDKLAASSAKGHSLGGEALRRMMRSPVAITGAVITGLFLLVAIFAPLLAPKDPYERYLQSQVILGQGIIPGAQPGFPLGVDDFGRDYLSRLLVGAQNTLLVGVLATIIGVVVGMIIGGLAGAFGGWVDTVLMRLVDVMLSVPSLLLAISVAALFQKPSQWTVIVAVSMVSVPIFARLLRGSMLAQRNSDHVLAATSLGVKRGAIVLRHMLPNSLGPVIVQATLTLATAILEAAALSFLGLGDPDPNRAEWGIMLSRSARQFLDIRPELAYYPAIAIIIVALGFTLLGESLREALDPKNRR, translated from the coding sequence ATGAACACCTTGCTGAACAAGAAGAAGGAGCCGATCGACAAGCTCGCGGCTTCGTCGGCGAAGGGGCACAGCCTCGGTGGCGAGGCGCTGCGCCGGATGATGCGGAGCCCGGTGGCCATCACCGGCGCCGTGATCACCGGCCTGTTCCTGCTGGTGGCGATCTTCGCGCCGCTCCTGGCGCCGAAGGATCCCTACGAGCGGTATCTGCAGAGCCAGGTCATCCTCGGCCAGGGCATCATCCCGGGTGCTCAGCCCGGATTCCCGCTCGGTGTCGACGACTTCGGCCGCGACTACCTTTCGCGGCTGCTGGTCGGCGCGCAGAACACGCTGCTGGTCGGCGTGCTCGCGACGATCATCGGCGTCGTGGTCGGCATGATCATCGGTGGCCTCGCCGGTGCCTTCGGCGGCTGGGTCGACACCGTGCTGATGCGGCTCGTCGACGTCATGCTGTCCGTGCCGTCGTTGCTGCTGGCGATCTCGGTCGCCGCGCTGTTCCAGAAGCCGAGCCAGTGGACGGTGATCGTCGCGGTGTCGATGGTCAGCGTGCCGATCTTCGCGCGGTTGCTGCGCGGTTCGATGCTCGCGCAGAGAAACAGCGACCACGTGCTCGCGGCGACGTCGCTCGGCGTCAAACGCGGGGCGATCGTGTTGCGGCACATGCTGCCCAACTCGCTCGGCCCGGTCATCGTGCAGGCCACGCTGACCCTGGCGACCGCGATCCTCGAGGCGGCGGCGCTGTCGTTCCTCGGTCTCGGCGACCCGGACCCGAACCGGGCGGAATGGGGCATCATGCTGAGCCGCAGTGCTCGGCAGTTCCTCGACATCCGCCCCGAGCTGGCGTACTACCCGGCGATCGCGATCATCATCGTCGCGCTCGGGTTCACGCTGCTCGGCGAGTCCCTGCGGGAAGCCCTCGATCCGAAGAACAGGCGGTGA
- a CDS encoding ABC transporter ATP-binding protein has product MALLEVRDLKVVFSRRGEKPFTAVDEVSFDVEPGQTVGLVGESGCGKSVTSLAIMRLLAKRGNHVSGSVSFEGTDLLSLSDKEMRDRRGRDLGMVFQDPLSSLNPVIPIGLQITEVLERHRGMSRKVASVEAAELLDKVGIPDPARRLSEYPHQLSGGMRQRALIAIALACRPRLLIADEPTTALDVTIQAQILALLRELVQDTGTALIMITHDLGVVAGLCDEVNVLYGGKIVERAERHSLFAEPRHPYTHGLLASIPRLDAGRGEKLIPIKGSVSDNIPWDGGCAFAPRCPNALGVCREVSPQLTPDRGGLLRCHNPVIPAVAARGGAR; this is encoded by the coding sequence ATGGCTCTCCTTGAAGTACGCGACCTCAAGGTCGTTTTCTCCCGGCGCGGCGAGAAGCCGTTCACCGCGGTGGACGAGGTCAGTTTCGACGTCGAACCCGGCCAGACGGTCGGTCTCGTCGGTGAGTCCGGTTGCGGCAAGTCCGTGACCTCGCTGGCGATCATGCGGCTGCTCGCGAAACGCGGCAACCACGTCAGCGGTTCGGTGTCGTTCGAAGGCACGGATCTGCTCAGCCTGTCGGACAAGGAAATGCGGGACCGCCGCGGCCGTGACCTCGGCATGGTGTTCCAGGATCCGCTGTCCTCGCTGAACCCGGTCATCCCGATCGGGCTGCAGATCACCGAGGTGCTGGAGCGGCACCGCGGGATGTCGCGCAAGGTGGCGTCGGTGGAGGCGGCGGAACTGCTGGACAAGGTCGGCATTCCCGACCCGGCACGGCGGCTTTCCGAGTACCCGCACCAGCTTTCCGGCGGAATGCGGCAGCGCGCGCTGATCGCGATCGCGCTGGCGTGCCGTCCGCGGCTGCTCATCGCCGACGAGCCGACCACCGCGCTCGACGTGACGATCCAGGCGCAGATCCTCGCCCTGCTGCGGGAACTGGTGCAGGACACCGGGACCGCGCTGATCATGATCACGCACGACCTCGGTGTCGTCGCCGGTCTCTGCGACGAGGTCAACGTGCTCTACGGCGGCAAGATCGTCGAGCGGGCGGAGCGGCACTCGCTGTTCGCCGAGCCGCGGCATCCGTACACGCACGGCCTGCTCGCCTCGATCCCGCGGCTTGACGCGGGCCGCGGCGAGAAACTGATCCCCATCAAGGGATCCGTCTCCGACAACATCCCGTGGGACGGCGGCTGCGCCTTCGCGCCCCGCTGCCCGAACGCTCTCGGCGTGTGCCGGGAGGTTTCACCGCAGCTGACCCCCGACCGCGGTGGACTGCTGCGCTGCCACAACCCGGTGATCCCGGCCGTGGCCGCACGAGGAGGGGCCCGATGA
- a CDS encoding ABC transporter ATP-binding protein — MTHAVPEQEVLLEVNDLKVHFPIKRGIVVDRTVGYVYAVDGVDLAIRKGETYGLVGESGCGKSTLGRAILRLTELTNGNVVFDGTDVAGLKGEDLRKARRRMQMVFQDPMSSLDPRQSVESILTEGMKAHGLAKDKEATAKRLRELLAAVGLPESSLRKYPHEFSGGQRQRIGIARALAVEPDLIVADEPVSALDVSVQAQVVNLLEDLQEKLGLTYLVIAHDLAVVRHISDRIGVMYLGSLVEEADADTLYENPLHPYTRALLSAIPVPDPEVEDNREQILLAGDLPSPARPPSGCRFHTRCPWKQQSLCDTDRPQLREIGAGHRVACHYAEDIRDGRIKPHEVEAELVRDLNPDEGDLPDIGSAVEIL; from the coding sequence ATGACGCACGCGGTACCGGAGCAGGAAGTGCTGCTCGAGGTCAACGACCTCAAGGTGCACTTCCCGATCAAACGCGGCATCGTGGTCGACCGGACGGTCGGATACGTGTACGCCGTGGACGGCGTCGATCTCGCCATCCGCAAGGGCGAAACCTACGGTCTGGTCGGGGAATCCGGCTGCGGGAAGTCCACTTTGGGCAGGGCGATCCTCCGGCTGACCGAACTGACGAACGGCAACGTCGTCTTCGACGGCACCGACGTCGCGGGCCTCAAGGGCGAGGACCTGCGCAAGGCCCGCCGCCGGATGCAGATGGTCTTCCAGGACCCGATGTCCTCTTTGGACCCTCGGCAGTCGGTGGAATCCATTCTGACCGAAGGAATGAAGGCGCACGGTCTCGCCAAGGACAAGGAGGCGACGGCCAAGCGGCTGCGCGAACTCCTCGCCGCCGTCGGTCTTCCGGAGTCCTCGCTGCGGAAGTATCCGCACGAGTTCTCGGGCGGCCAGCGTCAGCGCATCGGCATCGCGCGGGCGCTCGCGGTGGAGCCGGACCTGATCGTCGCCGATGAACCGGTGTCCGCGCTGGACGTCTCGGTGCAGGCGCAGGTGGTCAACCTCCTGGAGGATCTGCAGGAGAAGCTCGGGCTCACGTACCTGGTGATCGCGCACGACCTCGCGGTGGTGCGGCACATCTCCGACCGGATCGGCGTGATGTACCTCGGCTCGCTGGTCGAAGAGGCCGACGCCGACACGCTGTACGAGAACCCGCTGCACCCGTACACGCGGGCGCTGCTCTCGGCGATCCCCGTGCCGGACCCCGAGGTGGAGGACAACCGGGAGCAGATCCTGCTCGCGGGTGACCTGCCCTCGCCGGCGCGGCCGCCGTCCGGCTGCCGGTTCCACACGCGATGCCCGTGGAAGCAGCAGAGCCTGTGCGACACCGACCGTCCGCAGCTGCGGGAGATCGGCGCCGGGCACCGGGTCGCCTGCCACTACGCGGAGGACATCCGCGACGGGCGGATCAAACCGCACGAGGTCGAGGCGGAACTGGTCCGGGACCTGAACCCCGATGAGGGCGACCTGCCGGACATCGGCTCGGCGGTCGAGATCCTCTAG
- a CDS encoding SDR family oxidoreductase, which translates to MRVTVLGASGRTGIHVVRFLRGRGHQVRAGLRSRRRAEEVAGLGAETVVADVTADAEDLVEALAGSEVVINAIGAPDPDQASVDLVDRDGVITAIRAAEKAGVSRFVQLSAQFADSPDQGDRLVRSILMAKQISDSVLRRSSLNWTIVRPGTLTDDQPTGHVKIAGHLEPGRVSRADVAAVLVATLEEPLVENQGFDVIGGEIPIPTALASFS; encoded by the coding sequence ATGCGGGTCACAGTGCTGGGAGCGTCGGGGCGGACGGGGATCCACGTGGTCCGGTTTCTGCGGGGGCGTGGTCATCAGGTGCGGGCGGGGCTGCGCAGCCGCCGCCGCGCGGAGGAGGTCGCCGGCCTCGGCGCCGAAACCGTCGTCGCGGACGTCACCGCCGACGCGGAAGACCTCGTCGAGGCTCTCGCCGGTTCCGAAGTGGTGATCAACGCGATCGGCGCGCCCGATCCCGATCAGGCCTCGGTCGACCTCGTCGACCGCGACGGCGTGATCACCGCGATCCGCGCCGCCGAGAAGGCGGGTGTCTCGCGGTTCGTGCAGCTTTCCGCGCAGTTCGCGGATTCGCCGGACCAAGGCGATCGCCTGGTGAGGTCGATCCTGATGGCGAAGCAGATCTCCGACAGCGTCCTGCGGCGCTCCAGCCTGAACTGGACGATCGTCCGGCCCGGCACGCTCACCGACGACCAGCCCACCGGTCACGTCAAGATCGCCGGCCATCTCGAACCGGGCCGCGTCTCCCGCGCGGACGTCGCCGCCGTCCTGGTCGCCACGTTGGAGGAGCCGCTCGTCGAGAACCAGGGTTTCGACGTCATCGGCGGCGAGATCCCGATCCCCACGGCGCTGGCTTCGTTCAGCTGA
- a CDS encoding CGNR zinc finger domain-containing protein: MSWTATDRYRLRTAPSGLALVQDFLNTKAIKTYGLDLLSDADLTRPWAAEALAEWSRARDAEVPEITLGPGDLRALRDLRESFVSLVNGEEADFGKPVKADLTLRDGVVRLFPSGTGRQWLASALWTETLLAQQAGIWPRLKLCRLDGCRSAFYDVSRNNSGVWHDVRTCGNVANLRAARERKKALS; this comes from the coding sequence ATGTCATGGACCGCGACGGACCGATACCGGTTACGCACCGCCCCCTCGGGGCTGGCGCTCGTTCAGGACTTCCTCAACACGAAGGCGATCAAGACGTACGGCCTCGACCTGCTGAGCGACGCCGACCTGACGCGCCCTTGGGCCGCCGAGGCGCTGGCGGAATGGTCGCGCGCCCGGGACGCGGAGGTACCCGAGATCACGCTGGGGCCAGGCGACCTTCGCGCGCTTCGCGACCTGCGAGAGTCGTTCGTTTCGCTCGTGAACGGCGAGGAGGCGGACTTCGGCAAGCCGGTCAAGGCGGATCTGACGCTGCGGGACGGTGTCGTCCGGCTGTTTCCGTCCGGCACCGGACGGCAGTGGCTCGCGTCGGCCCTGTGGACGGAAACGCTGCTCGCGCAGCAGGCCGGGATCTGGCCGCGGCTGAAACTGTGCCGTCTCGACGGCTGCCGTTCGGCGTTCTACGACGTCTCCCGCAACAACAGCGGCGTCTGGCACGACGTGCGCACCTGCGGGAACGTCGCGAACCTGCGTGCGGCGCGGGAGCGCAAGAAAGCGCTCAGCTGA
- a CDS encoding SDR family oxidoreductase: MTSIEGAVVLVTGGQRGLGKAFVTELLDRGAAKVYATARSPRAETDPRIVALPLDVTDPESVRALAEKAGDATIVFNNAGVLGLGSLLTEDVDAHRPVFETNVFGALRIAQAFAPRLKDGGALVNVHSILSWAAGSGSYGASKAAFWSLTNSLRIEFAEQGTHVVGVHLAYTDTDMTQGLDIPKNDPRDVARQVVDGLEKGETEVLTDDLTRHVKAALSGPVEHLGTSRIGA, translated from the coding sequence ATGACCTCCATCGAAGGCGCCGTCGTCCTGGTCACCGGCGGGCAGCGGGGACTCGGCAAGGCGTTCGTCACCGAACTGCTCGACCGCGGCGCCGCCAAGGTCTACGCGACCGCCAGGTCGCCGCGTGCGGAGACCGACCCGCGGATCGTCGCGCTCCCGCTCGACGTCACCGATCCGGAATCCGTCCGCGCACTGGCGGAGAAGGCGGGCGACGCCACGATCGTCTTCAACAACGCCGGGGTCCTCGGCCTCGGTTCGCTGCTCACCGAAGACGTCGACGCGCACCGCCCGGTCTTCGAAACGAACGTCTTCGGCGCACTGCGCATCGCGCAAGCGTTTGCGCCGCGGCTCAAGGACGGCGGAGCGCTGGTCAACGTGCACTCGATCCTGTCGTGGGCGGCGGGTTCGGGTTCCTATGGCGCGTCGAAGGCCGCGTTCTGGTCGCTCACCAATTCGCTCCGCATCGAGTTCGCCGAGCAGGGCACCCACGTCGTCGGCGTCCACCTCGCCTACACCGACACCGACATGACCCAGGGGCTCGACATCCCCAAGAACGACCCACGCGACGTCGCCCGCCAGGTCGTCGACGGGCTGGAGAAGGGCGAGACCGAGGTGCTCACCGACGACCTCACCCGGCACGTCAAGGCCGCGCTGTCCGGCCCGGTCGAGCACCTCGGCACGAGCCGAATCGGCGCCTAG
- the erm gene encoding 23S ribosomal RNA methyltransferase Erm, whose amino-acid sequence MRTQRPGRHELGQNFLIDRNTIETVVQLVDGTDGPIIEFGTGDGALTLPLERLGRPLTGIEIDDRRAARLAGRVRPSTEIVTADYLRFPLPRTPHVLVGNLPFHLTTATLRHVLAAPGWTDAVLLMQWEVARRRAGVGGATMMTAQWWPWFDFRLAGRVPATAFRPRPGVDGGLLTMTRRERPLVEAADRVRYQDFVRRVFTCPGKEIVPKRLTAHQWAEAFRLRRGSPARARGVSSNRTGRRR is encoded by the coding sequence TTGCGCACACAGCGTCCTGGCCGTCACGAACTCGGCCAGAACTTCCTCATCGACCGGAACACCATCGAAACCGTCGTGCAGCTCGTCGACGGCACGGACGGGCCGATCATCGAATTCGGCACGGGCGACGGCGCGCTGACCTTGCCGCTGGAACGGCTCGGCAGGCCACTGACCGGCATCGAGATCGACGACCGTCGCGCCGCCCGGCTGGCGGGCCGCGTCCGGCCGTCCACGGAGATCGTCACCGCGGACTACCTGCGGTTCCCCCTGCCGCGGACGCCACACGTACTGGTCGGCAATCTGCCGTTCCATCTCACCACCGCGACACTGCGCCACGTCCTCGCCGCTCCCGGCTGGACGGACGCCGTCCTCCTCATGCAGTGGGAGGTGGCGCGCCGCCGGGCCGGAGTCGGCGGCGCGACCATGATGACCGCGCAGTGGTGGCCGTGGTTCGACTTCCGGCTGGCGGGCCGGGTGCCCGCCACCGCGTTCCGCCCGAGGCCCGGCGTCGACGGCGGTCTGCTCACCATGACCCGCCGCGAGCGTCCGCTCGTCGAAGCCGCGGATCGTGTGCGGTACCAGGATTTCGTGCGGCGGGTCTTCACCTGTCCCGGCAAGGAAATCGTGCCCAAACGCCTTACCGCACACCAGTGGGCTGAGGCGTTTCGGCTTCGGCGAGGAAGTCCGGCTCGCGCACGCGGCGTTTCGTCGAACCGAACAGGACGCCGCCGATGA
- a CDS encoding EamA family transporter: MPARDRLLALLVAVLWGCNFLAIHATLGQFPPVFAGGLRFAVIAIPTILFVPWPKVKIRHLLGYGLGFGTGQFVFLFIAMDTGMPTGLASLVLQASAPFTVLLGAVFLRERVSGRQLTGILLAVAGMATIAWQQAGNAALLPVILTLLGALSWAFGNLSTRQAAPDNPLNFVLWMSVVPPLPMFALSLVLEGPAEIGHSLSTLGTTTGLIGLGGLAYVVLFGTIAGSGIWTSLMRRNPAGVVAPFSLLVPVVGLSMAFLVLDERPSLVEILAAAVVIGGVLFGSTKRRVREPDFLAEAETPQPTGVR; this comes from the coding sequence ATGCCCGCCCGCGATCGCCTGCTCGCCCTGCTCGTCGCCGTCCTCTGGGGTTGCAACTTCCTCGCCATCCACGCCACCCTCGGCCAGTTCCCGCCCGTCTTCGCCGGCGGGCTGCGCTTCGCGGTCATCGCCATCCCGACGATCCTGTTCGTGCCGTGGCCGAAGGTGAAGATCCGCCACCTGCTCGGCTACGGGCTGGGCTTCGGCACCGGGCAATTCGTGTTCCTCTTCATCGCGATGGACACCGGCATGCCGACCGGGCTCGCGTCGCTGGTACTGCAGGCGTCGGCCCCGTTCACCGTCCTGCTCGGCGCCGTCTTCCTGCGCGAACGCGTGTCCGGGCGGCAGCTCACCGGCATCCTGCTCGCCGTCGCCGGGATGGCGACGATCGCCTGGCAGCAGGCCGGGAACGCCGCCCTGCTGCCGGTGATCCTGACCCTGCTCGGCGCCTTGAGCTGGGCGTTCGGCAACCTGAGCACCCGGCAGGCGGCACCGGACAACCCGCTGAACTTCGTCCTCTGGATGTCGGTGGTGCCGCCGCTGCCGATGTTCGCGCTGTCGCTGGTCCTGGAGGGCCCCGCCGAGATCGGGCACTCGCTGAGCACGCTCGGCACCACCACGGGCCTGATCGGCCTCGGCGGCCTGGCCTACGTGGTGCTCTTCGGCACGATCGCCGGCTCCGGGATCTGGACGTCGCTGATGCGCCGCAACCCGGCGGGCGTGGTCGCGCCGTTCTCACTGCTGGTGCCGGTGGTCGGACTGTCGATGGCGTTCCTGGTCCTCGACGAACGCCCTTCACTGGTGGAGATCCTCGCCGCGGCCGTGGTCATCGGCGGCGTCCTGTTCGGTTCGACGAAACGCCGCGTGCGCGAGCCGGACTTCCTCGCCGAAGCCGAAACGCCTCAGCCCACTGGTGTGCGGTAA
- a CDS encoding LysR family transcriptional regulator — MDIGRLRTLREFADRGSVTAAAKALHCTPSAVSQQLRALQSDVGLALTEPAGRGLRLTDAGRALVARADDVLAALDRAESELDTYRSAPRGRVRVAIFQSAGLMLLPGLLHRTAEFDGLDVIVRDVDMTPPEVPGLVADYDIVVAHRDEHAPSLGSDRLETRHLLREPLDVALPAGHRLAKRRRIELAELADERWISVNAGFPVDDILQSLIIRTGVRPQVVQRINDFRITERLVAAGHGIALLPRYTMDTRRGSGLVCRPLAGIKAARHVEAVYRLGASSRPAVAKVLDALADEVAVLTGERDSSGGPTRSGARRRSA; from the coding sequence ATGGACATCGGCCGGTTGCGGACCCTGCGGGAATTCGCCGATCGCGGCAGCGTGACGGCGGCCGCGAAGGCGTTGCACTGCACGCCGTCCGCGGTTTCCCAGCAGCTGCGCGCCTTGCAGAGTGACGTCGGTCTCGCGCTGACGGAACCCGCCGGCCGGGGCCTGCGGCTGACCGACGCCGGCCGCGCGCTGGTCGCCCGCGCGGACGACGTGCTCGCCGCCCTCGACCGCGCGGAGTCCGAATTGGACACTTATCGCAGCGCCCCGCGCGGCAGGGTGCGGGTGGCGATCTTCCAGTCGGCCGGGCTGATGCTGCTGCCCGGGCTGCTGCACCGGACGGCGGAGTTCGACGGGCTGGACGTCATCGTGCGCGACGTCGACATGACCCCGCCGGAGGTTCCCGGGCTCGTCGCGGATTACGACATCGTGGTGGCGCACCGGGACGAGCACGCGCCGTCGCTCGGCTCGGACCGGCTGGAGACGCGGCATCTGCTGCGTGAACCGCTGGACGTCGCGCTCCCCGCCGGGCACCGGCTCGCGAAGCGGCGCCGCATCGAGCTGGCCGAACTTGCCGACGAACGCTGGATCAGCGTCAACGCGGGGTTCCCGGTGGACGACATCCTCCAGTCGCTGATCATCCGCACCGGCGTGCGCCCGCAGGTCGTCCAGCGGATCAACGACTTCCGCATCACCGAACGGCTCGTCGCCGCCGGGCACGGGATCGCGCTGCTGCCTCGGTACACAATGGACACTCGGCGCGGCAGTGGCCTCGTCTGCCGCCCGCTCGCCGGGATCAAGGCGGCGCGGCACGTCGAGGCGGTCTACCGGCTCGGGGCGTCTTCCCGGCCGGCGGTGGCGAAGGTGCTCGACGCGCTCGCCGACGAGGTCGCGGTGCTCACGGGCGAGCGTGACTCTTCAGGTGGTCCAACGCGATCTGGAGCGCGTCGGCGATCGGCGTGA
- a CDS encoding TetR/AcrR family transcriptional regulator — MSGQPAKTPQGRMTRDAIVDAAAELMYVNGVAGTSVDKVLAASGAGKSQMYHYFKNKDQLVEAVIARFLENILGNQPTIFELHDWADFDQWASEILAIQTTPKGPIACPLGNLTGELGDDPKMAPLLDKAYREWESHLQRGLESLREQGKLAADADPARLAQAAMSCVQGGLLMAHLRHDVTPIADALQIALDHLKSHARP, encoded by the coding sequence ATGAGCGGTCAACCGGCGAAGACCCCGCAGGGGCGGATGACGAGGGACGCGATCGTCGACGCGGCGGCGGAACTGATGTACGTCAACGGCGTCGCCGGGACGAGCGTCGACAAGGTGCTCGCGGCGAGCGGCGCCGGGAAATCGCAGATGTACCACTACTTCAAGAACAAGGATCAGCTCGTCGAGGCGGTCATCGCCCGCTTCCTCGAAAACATCCTCGGCAACCAGCCGACCATCTTCGAGCTGCACGACTGGGCCGATTTCGACCAGTGGGCGAGCGAGATCCTGGCCATCCAGACCACGCCCAAGGGACCGATCGCCTGCCCGCTGGGCAACCTCACCGGCGAACTCGGCGACGACCCGAAGATGGCGCCGCTGCTGGACAAGGCTTACCGCGAATGGGAGTCACATCTCCAGCGTGGGCTGGAATCGTTGCGGGAACAGGGAAAACTCGCCGCGGACGCCGACCCGGCCAGGCTCGCGCAGGCCGCGATGAGCTGCGTCCAAGGCGGTCTGCTGATGGCCCACCTGCGCCATGACGTCACGCCGATCGCCGACGCGCTCCAGATCGCGTTGGACCACCTGAAGAGTCACGCTCGCCCGTGA
- a CDS encoding peroxiredoxin-like family protein yields the protein MGDLNTDLAELRESVANHVPAEVAEVLKADRAAFVGVVAEAAAKPETAMPDLALPDAGGEQVRVADGPAVVVFYRGAWCPYCNLALRTYQQELLPELENLGVKLVAVSPQLPDDSLSTKELEFTVLSDVDNELGRALGITFRLASETKPAFDTLIGDVEKINGAAEWELPYPTVLVVDGEGVIRYIDVHPDYTTRTDPADVLAAVKAL from the coding sequence ATGGGGGATCTCAACACCGACCTCGCCGAGCTGCGGGAATCCGTCGCGAACCACGTTCCGGCCGAGGTCGCCGAGGTGCTCAAGGCCGACCGGGCGGCGTTCGTGGGGGTGGTCGCCGAGGCGGCCGCGAAGCCGGAAACGGCCATGCCGGACCTCGCGCTGCCGGACGCCGGAGGCGAGCAGGTTCGGGTCGCGGACGGGCCCGCGGTTGTGGTGTTCTACCGCGGCGCGTGGTGTCCGTACTGCAACCTGGCTCTACGCACGTATCAGCAGGAATTGTTGCCGGAGCTGGAGAACCTGGGCGTGAAGCTGGTCGCGGTCAGCCCGCAGCTCCCGGACGATTCGCTGTCCACGAAGGAGCTCGAATTCACCGTGCTGTCCGATGTGGACAACGAGCTCGGCCGCGCGCTCGGCATCACGTTCCGGCTGGCTTCGGAGACGAAGCCGGCTTTCGACACGCTCATCGGCGACGTCGAGAAGATCAACGGGGCGGCGGAATGGGAGCTGCCCTATCCGACCGTCCTGGTCGTGGACGGCGAGGGTGTCATCCGGTACATCGACGTGCACCCGGATTACACGACGCGCACCGATCCGGCCGACGTCCTGGCCGCCGTGAAGGCGCTCTAG